Below is a genomic region from Streptococcus salivarius.
GCATAGTCTACAACCTCGTTATTGATAGCTACAAACTCATCAGCCAATTCTGCCAAATCAGAATTAGCTTCCGCAAAGAAACTTGCAGGGTTTGATGGGTCAAAGAGTTCCCAGAGACAGTCATCAAATTGAACGATTTTTCCACCTACTGCCTTGTATTCTTCCAAGAATTCTTTATAGGCATTAATCAAACCTTTTTTGAGGTCTTCATTAGTTTCATAGACTTGCCCAGGACCAGCCAAACGGTCAAAGATAGCAAGTTCAGTATAAGCATGAGCTGGACCCCAGATAGTTTGTTTAGTATCTTCATCACCAGCTTCAGCTTTAACCAATTTATAGATATCTAGATAATGGTGGTTTTTACCTGAGAGTGGTTCAGTGATACGAATACCAATATCTTTACGAGTCTCATATTGTCCGCCATCGTGGTCTTTGAATGTATAACCGTGCTCAGCAATGTAGCGTTCAATACCTTTGAGACCCCAGACAAAGTCCAAGTGCCACATAGAACGCCCAAACTCACCATCAGTAAGAATATCAATACCGTTAGCCTGTTGGTCAGCCACAATTTGCTTAATATCTGCAGTTTCAGTTTCTTGATAACCGTGGAGGGCATCGTAGAAAGGATACTGGATATCGTCACGGTGCTCGATTTCGTCCTTGTATTTACGGAGATCTGCAGGACGAAGGAGAGAACCAACTAATTGAAATTTAGATTTTGTCATAAGATTCACCTCAAAATAAGATTTTACAACTATAATACTTTTTATTTATTTCGATTGAAAATAGTTATTTTCTTTCTGTGGGTATAGTTTAAGACTATATAAGGTTTTGGTCTGCAAAATGATACTTCCTATAGTAGAATGAAAAGAAAACAATGAAGGTTGGGAACATGCAAAAAACATTTTTTATTATTAAACCAGATGCTGTAAAACGACACTTGATGTGACAAGTTATTGATCGTATTGAACGTCGTGGCTTCATTATTGAACGAATGGAAATGCTGACACTTGATGAAGAACGACTTAAAGAACATTATGCTCAATTGGTTGATAAACCTTTTTTCCCTAGCATTGCAGAATTCATGATGAGTGGTCCATCAGTGATTGGTATTATTTCTGGTTCAGGTGTTATCAAGTCATGGCGTGATATGATGGGAGCAACTAATCCAGGCGATGCTGCACCTGGAACGATTCGTGGAGACTTTGCAACAGCACCAGATGGTGACATGATTCCAAATATTGTTCATGGCTCTGATTCAGATGAATCTGCGGCTCGAGAAATTAAGATTTGGTTTGGTGAGTAGGATGGATTTAAAGCTGGTTTATTTAATTAAAACACTTTAACTAAAAGGAGTTGTAGAATGAGCAACAGCGATAACTTTTGCTGTTGCAGTTGATGTGTCTATATAAACGTGAGCAACTGTCTTTTTGACACTAACAATTCTACTCAATATTATTACGAAAATTCGTAGGTGATATCGTTGTTAAACTTAACTTTTTGGCTGTTTATGGTGGTACTTAATTTGCTCTTCGTAGGTTTGTGGTACAATACAAACTTCGGTATATGACTTGAACGATTCAGGTACTATAGTAAATATCAAGGTACCGGTTACTGTTAAGACTTCAATATTGTTTGATATTCTACATTAAGTAGGAAAAAACGCTAATAATAACGATGATTTGTTAGTGATAAATGTTAGCATTTTTTAAGAAGTTCCATTACTAAGTTTTTAGCCTAAGATATAAAAACTAATGACTTTCTAAAATCTTTGGTTTTAGGATTTTTTTATTTCTTGAAAATCACTAGTCATGCTAGTGATTTCAAAAAACTTCTAGTAATGTGTCAAAAAATGTCACAATGGAATTGAAAGTCTTTCATCTAAATATAGATATCAAATTATTTATGAAAAGTACTGAGCAATTATTAGTCAACTCTTTCATTTATTTTGCAACAAAAAGAGTGTAGAATACATGAGGTTGGGTCTTGTGCATGTTAATCAATATCTCCAAAACTAAGCATTTTATCAGTTAGGGGGAGCTTAAAAGTGTAAGAGTAACCTACTGGTATAGTTACCCGTAGGGATGAGTAGTTTTAAGTGATAATTATAAATAGTCTAAGCTCTGAACTACACTCCAAGAGTTAGATTTTTCTGTCTAACTTTTGGAGGTCAGTACAATTATAGTTGATTTTTTTCATAATCTTTCCAATAAAAATATTAAAGCGAATCAATCTATCTATTATAAAATTAAACCTTCTATTTGTAATGTCAACACTATTCACAATAGGATTTTGTCTATCAAATACTTTGATATTAAAAAGTATTTGAATTTAAGAATCTAATAGAGTTTAAAGGAATGGGTATTTTTATGAGATATCTCAAATTGACATGGTTCTTTCTTTTGTTAGAATATGAGCATAACTAAATATAGAAGGACGTAATTTAAATGGGGAAAAAGGAATTACAACGTTATTCACTCAGGAAGTCTAGCCTTGGTGCGGCTTCTGTTCTTTTGGGGACTGCAGTTCTTGCAGTAGGAGGTTCAAATGCAAGCGCTGATGAAGTTGCAACAACTACAGATTCAGCAACACCAGCAGTTGAAGCAACAGATGCTGTTGAAGAAAGCACTTCTGCCGTAGCAGATTCAACTGAAAAGAAAGTTGTTAACGTTACTGAGGAAGGTAACACAACTGTTACAACGAGTGAAGTAACAAATACAAGCTTAGAAGCTGCAAAAACAGCTGCAACTAACGAAGGGGTTGAGGTTAAGGAAGAACCTGCTCAAACCAAAGAAACTGTTGAAGCAGCTGCTGCAGATAATAAAGCACAAGCAGAGAAAATCAATACAGTCGTTTCTGATTATAAAGCGGCTAAAGAACAATACAAGTCAGATAAAGCTGACTATGATAAAGCAAAAGCAAACTATGATGCAAAATTAGCTGAGAAAGCACTTGCTGATAAAACAAATGCTGAAGCTCAGGCTAAATATGATACTGAAAAAACAGCTTATGATAAAGCTTCAGAGCAATACCAAATTGCTAAGCAAGCTTATGACTCAGCTCTTTCAGAGTACAAGACTAAGAAAGTTACTTATGATGCTAAGGTAGCAGAAAAAGAAGCCGCTGATAAAGAAAATGCGCTTTCTGCAGCTAAATACCAAGCAGAATTGGCAACATATAACCAAGCAAAAGCTGATTATGAAGCAGCTCTTGCTCAGTACAATAGCGATAAAGCCAAATACAATGCTGAAAAAGCTAACTATGATAATAAAGTAGCTGAAAAAGTTGTTACGGAAAAACGTAACGCTGAAGCTGAAGCTAAATATCAAACTGAGCTAGCAGCATACAATGAAGCAAAAGCTAAATATGATGTAGAAAAAGCAGCATATGACAAGAATCTTGAACTTTATAACGCTAAGAAAACAGCTTATGAAGCAGATCTTGAAACAAAACAAGCTATTGAAAAATACAATGCAGATGCTAAAGCTAAGTACGAAGTAGCCTTGGTTGTCTACAATGAGCAAAAAGCTAAATATGACCTAGAGTACCTTGAGTATCAAAACAAATTAGCTGTCTACCAAACAGCACTTAAACAATACCAAGATGCTAAAACAGCTTACGATAAATACATGAATGATCCTGTATATCGTAACCTTAAAGATGCTGAAGTTGTTCAAGAATTGACTTTCCAACGTGAAAACGATGCGACACACAAAGTTGAAGGTGTAAGCAACTACTTGACAAAAGAAGCACAAGAGCGTCTTAACACAAGTAATGTTTTCCAATATGACTCTAACAAGTTACAAGCATCTGACATTGTTTCAAATAGCCCTTGGACAAACACTGAAGACGAGTGGATTCAAGTTAAAGAAGGTGACAAATTTGTTGTTACTTATGATGGTTTGAACCAATCAAGCATGCTTGTTGAGAATGAAGCATCAGCAATCAAACGTGTTGTATACCGTTACGAAATCGTTAGCCTTCCATCAAACGACGGAAAAGGTATCGCGAAAATCAGTAAGGATCCAACAGTAACTATGACAGTTGGAGCGTCAACTGATCAAGATAAACCGGTTAAAGTAGCTGTAGATGTTGAGTTTTACGATAAAGATGGTAAAATGTTCAACCTTAGTGAGCGTAATGCTATCGTAGCACTTAACTCACTTAACCACTGGAACGGTGCAGCTTATGTTGAAACATCTGAGCGCCCACGTCCACTTACAGTAGAAGCGAAAGACGTTAATGGTAATACTGTTCGCGGTACTTACAATCCTTACGCAGATGGTTCTACTTTGGCAATCCAAAACGGTGAAGTTGTTACAAAATCTGGTTACGCAGATTTTGGTGGAGCTACTGTTAACGTTTCAGATGAGAACCCACTTAAGGTAGTGGTTCCTATCTCTGACTGGAATGGTTCAGAATGGGTTGTCTCACGTGAAATTCCAACTGATGTAACAACTCTTAATGCTTCAGGTAGTGGTAATGGCCACGCTCTTGGTAACCAAGATTATACGTTTGGTGATAAAGATGATGTTATTGGTTCATACAGTGTTTCTGCTGAAACTGGTTTGATTACATTCACACCTAAGAAAAAATACCAATCAACACGCCACCAAGAATATGTAAATATTGGTGATAACCAATTCATCGCTATTCCAAAATCATCAGTTACTTATGATGCTGCTACTAAAGAAGTAACATCAGTCAATGATAACCAATACATTGACCACGGTGCAGTCTTTAATGGTGAGACAACATCAGAATTGACAGGTTGGGATAACGCTGATTCACCTTACCTCTACTATGGAGGTGCAGGTATCAAGATGACTAATGGTCACTTGGTATTTACTGCTGAAGGTGCAAATGCTGATGGTGCACCAACAGTTTATTGGTTCGCAATCAACTCTAACCTTGGTTTGCCTAAGAATCCAGGTGAAAAACCTGAAGAACCTAAGGCACCAACACCACCAACAGCACCGGTTAAACCAGTGGTTAAAACAGTTGGTATCAATCCACAAGAACCAACACCACCAACACCTCCAAAAGAGCCAGTGGCACCAACGCCACCAACACCAAAAGTGGTTGAAGTTCCTGGTAAACCACAAGAACCAACACCTCCAAAAGAGCCAGTGGCACCAACGCCACCAACACCAAAAGTGGTTGAAGTTCCTGGTAAACCACAAGAACCAACACCACCAACAGGTCCAACGGCACCAACGCCACCAACACCAAAAGTAGTTGAAGTTCCTGCTAAACCAGTAGAACCTAAAACTCCTGAAAAACCAAGTGTTGTATGGCACAAGAACTATGTCGTTGAGAGAGAGTCTCACGTGGTACCACCAACTCCACCGACTACTCCACAAACACCACCAACACCTGTTACTCCTCCAACTCCAGTGACACCACCAACTACACCAACTCCAGATACTGAAGTTCCTGTAGTGCCTCAAGCTGAGTTGCCACAAACTGGTGAGCACACTAGCAATGCTGGATTGATTGGACTTCTTTCAATGATTTTTGCAGCCTTTGTAGGATTCTTCAAACGTCGTAAAGAAGATTAAGTGGTGCTATTAAATTAGTTCCCCATCAAAACTAGATTCTATTTAGGATCTAGTTTTTATTTTTGCTCGGTTTTCCTCCCTCATTTCATTTCTATTTACTGGTGAAACATGTTATAATTGTCTTGAACGACTATTATAGAAAGATGCAAGGAGACGAGCATGGAAGAACTTAAGAAAATCGCTGGTGTAACCGCTGCCAAATATGTTGAAGATGGAATGGTTGTTGGACTCGGTACAGGGTCAACAGCTTACTTCTTCGTAGAGGAAATTGGCCGTCGTAT
It encodes:
- a CDS encoding cobalamin-independent methionine synthase II family protein encodes the protein MTKSKFQLVGSLLRPADLRKYKDEIEHRDDIQYPFYDALHGYQETETADIKQIVADQQANGIDILTDGEFGRSMWHLDFVWGLKGIERYIAEHGYTFKDHDGGQYETRKDIGIRITEPLSGKNHHYLDIYKLVKAEAGDEDTKQTIWGPAHAYTELAIFDRLAGPGQVYETNEDLKKGLINAYKEFLEEYKAVGGKIVQFDDCLWELFDPSNPASFFAEANSDLAELADEFVAINNEVVDYAHELGLTVWTHNCRGNYESRSAAEGTYEAIAKKFLAEQHYDRFFLEWDSDTAGDIKALEALKDSKAEVVLGLLSSKTTELDDEERVLDLLEKASQILPKERLFLSHQCGFASCDSGNELATPQQWAKIKQGQDIAKKFFG
- a CDS encoding GbpC/Spa domain-containing protein, which translates into the protein MGKKELQRYSLRKSSLGAASVLLGTAVLAVGGSNASADEVATTTDSATPAVEATDAVEESTSAVADSTEKKVVNVTEEGNTTVTTSEVTNTSLEAAKTAATNEGVEVKEEPAQTKETVEAAAADNKAQAEKINTVVSDYKAAKEQYKSDKADYDKAKANYDAKLAEKALADKTNAEAQAKYDTEKTAYDKASEQYQIAKQAYDSALSEYKTKKVTYDAKVAEKEAADKENALSAAKYQAELATYNQAKADYEAALAQYNSDKAKYNAEKANYDNKVAEKVVTEKRNAEAEAKYQTELAAYNEAKAKYDVEKAAYDKNLELYNAKKTAYEADLETKQAIEKYNADAKAKYEVALVVYNEQKAKYDLEYLEYQNKLAVYQTALKQYQDAKTAYDKYMNDPVYRNLKDAEVVQELTFQRENDATHKVEGVSNYLTKEAQERLNTSNVFQYDSNKLQASDIVSNSPWTNTEDEWIQVKEGDKFVVTYDGLNQSSMLVENEASAIKRVVYRYEIVSLPSNDGKGIAKISKDPTVTMTVGASTDQDKPVKVAVDVEFYDKDGKMFNLSERNAIVALNSLNHWNGAAYVETSERPRPLTVEAKDVNGNTVRGTYNPYADGSTLAIQNGEVVTKSGYADFGGATVNVSDENPLKVVVPISDWNGSEWVVSREIPTDVTTLNASGSGNGHALGNQDYTFGDKDDVIGSYSVSAETGLITFTPKKKYQSTRHQEYVNIGDNQFIAIPKSSVTYDAATKEVTSVNDNQYIDHGAVFNGETTSELTGWDNADSPYLYYGGAGIKMTNGHLVFTAEGANADGAPTVYWFAINSNLGLPKNPGEKPEEPKAPTPPTAPVKPVVKTVGINPQEPTPPTPPKEPVAPTPPTPKVVEVPGKPQEPTPPKEPVAPTPPTPKVVEVPGKPQEPTPPTGPTAPTPPTPKVVEVPAKPVEPKTPEKPSVVWHKNYVVERESHVVPPTPPTTPQTPPTPVTPPTPVTPPTTPTPDTEVPVVPQAELPQTGEHTSNAGLIGLLSMIFAAFVGFFKRRKED